TATTAAAAATCTAAATAAAATAGCAATGCCGAATCCTTCATTAGCACCTTACGGAAAAGCGGCACAAGAGTTTTTACATAATAAATGGTGGGATTTGCATGATAAAATCGTTTTTACCGAGACGGTCACTCAGGCTTTATCATATGCATTAGCGGCAACCGACGGCGCTTTTGTGGCTAAATCCGCTTTATTTTCTCCGAAAATGAAAAAATATAAAGAAGGGGTTCATTGGATTGAAATACCTTCAAAATATTATGAACCTATTAATCAAGGTATCGTTTTGTTATCAAGAGCAAAATCAAATAAAAACGCCGCGGCATTTTATACGTATATGTTAAGTAAAAGAGCGGCTGAAATATTAGAAAAATATGGATACATTGTTAAATAAAGTAAGTCAACTTGACTTTACTCCTCTTCTTTTATCTTTTAAACTTGCTTTTATTACTACTTTGATTCTTTTTTTTATCGTATTACCTCTTGCTTGGTTTTTATCTCAAACAAAATCTAAAATCAAACCTTTTTTAGAAGCATTTTTTGCTTTACCCATCGTTTTACCTCCTACGGTTTTAGGTTTTTATATTTTATGGGCTTTTTCACAAAACTCTCCTCTTGGAGAATTTTTTCAAAAATATTTCGATATTTCTTTAGTCTTTTCATTTCCCGGAATTGTCGTTGCAAGTTGTATTTATTCTCTTCCGTTTATGCTACAGCCTATTCAAAGCGGTATCGAAAGTTTAAACAAAAGTATCATAGAAGCTTCATATACACTAGGAAAAAATAAAATCGAAACACTTTTTAGAGTTGTACTGCCGAATATAAAACCTTCGATAATTACTGCATTAATTATTACGTTTGCGCATACAATCGGTGAATTCGGTGTTGTTTTGATGGTCGGAGGATCAATTCCGGGAGTTACTAAGGTTGCAAGTATTGCTATTTATGAATATGTCGAAAATTTAGATTATTTTTCGGCACATATTTATAGTTTAATATTATTGATTTTAAGTTTTATAGTTTTATTTTTCGTATATGTTTATAACTATTCAAAAAAATATAAAGAAATATGATGATAGAAATTAACATTGTTAAAACATTTAAAAATTTTACGTTAAAAATAAACGAAACTTTTAAACAATATGAGTTTTATGCTCTATATGGTAAAAGCGGTAGTGGAAAAACTACATTTTTTAGAGTGCTTTCTGGACTTGAAAAAAGTGAAGGCATTATAAAGGTTAATAAAAAAATTTGGCAAGATAAAAAATTTTTTTTACCTCCTCAAAAAAGAGATATCGGTTATGTATTTCAAGATTACGCACTTTTTCCGAATATGAACGTTTTAGAAAATCTTTTGTTTGTAAAAAAAGATAAAAAACTTGCTATGAAGCTTTTGGATATTGTCGAAATGACACCATTT
This window of the Caminibacter pacificus genome carries:
- the modA gene encoding molybdate ABC transporter substrate-binding protein, whose amino-acid sequence is MKKLLFFLLLTPLFASQITIAVATNVSYAIKSLVKDFNKLYPDVNVRVVLGSSGKLTAQIKNHAPYDVFLSANMKYPWYLYKNGYAFTRPVVYARGALAFFAPKKTVNSIEDIKNLNKIAMPNPSLAPYGKAAQEFLHNKWWDLHDKIVFTETVTQALSYALAATDGAFVAKSALFSPKMKKYKEGVHWIEIPSKYYEPINQGIVLLSRAKSNKNAAAFYTYMLSKRAAEILEKYGYIVK
- the modB gene encoding molybdate ABC transporter permease subunit, which produces MDTLLNKVSQLDFTPLLLSFKLAFITTLILFFIVLPLAWFLSQTKSKIKPFLEAFFALPIVLPPTVLGFYILWAFSQNSPLGEFFQKYFDISLVFSFPGIVVASCIYSLPFMLQPIQSGIESLNKSIIEASYTLGKNKIETLFRVVLPNIKPSIITALIITFAHTIGEFGVVLMVGGSIPGVTKVASIAIYEYVENLDYFSAHIYSLILLILSFIVLFFVYVYNYSKKYKEI